The sequence below is a genomic window from Thermodesulfobium sp. 4217-1.
AAGTTCTATCCACTCGATCCAGTGGGTGCTGGTCATTGGGTGAGGCATTGAGCCTACCTTTACAAGCACATCTTTTCCATTTCTCTCTATAACAGGAACGTGTTTCTCCACAACGGCGTCAACGGTATTTTCTTCCATAAGCCTCATTGGATTTCCACAGCAAACGAGCTGTCCAACGCCAGAGTGCAGAACCATTACTATATTGCCGCATGTTTCACACTTGTAAATCTGTAAAGTTTCAGTAGCCATTAATTACACCTCCTGAGCGATAATTGATATTATTATAACAAATTTATAGTGAAAGTTGCGATTTATGGTTTTGATATGTAGGCGAATTTTATCAAATTAGACTTTTCTCCCGAAAGATCGACCCAGATTGCGCTTAGCTTGTCTTCTTTTTCTTTGTCCAATACTGATAGCTGAGTCGAAATCGTTAAGCCTTCTGTGTC
It includes:
- a CDS encoding desulfoferrodoxin yields the protein MATETLQIYKCETCGNIVMVLHSGVGQLVCCGNPMRLMEENTVDAVVEKHVPVIERNGKDVLVKVGSMPHPMTSTHWIEWIELQVDDSYVLIKRLSFNDQPEALFSLPTEPKSLMAREYCNLHGLWKSEE